Within the Saccharopolyspora gloriosae genome, the region TCGTCATACCGCCAGCAGCGCGTGCACGTCCGCGCCCGCGATCCGGTCCCGGCCGCCGAGCGCCGTCAGCTCCAGCACCACCGCCGCGGCCGACACCTTCGCGCCCGCCCGTCCGAGCAGTTCGCACGCGGCGTTCAAGGTGCCGCCGGTGGCCAGCACATCGTCGACGAGCAGAACGCGCTGACCAGCACTGATGGTGTCGGTGGCGAGCTCGAGGCTCGCCGTCCCGTACTCCAGCGAGTAGTCGATGCGGTCCGCGACCTCCGGCAGTTTGCCCGGTTTACGCAGGCCTACGACACCGGTGCCGTAGGCCTGCGCGACGGCCGCGCCGACCAGGAAACCACGCGCCTCCACCCCGGCGACGACGTCGAATTCGTGGCCGTCACCGAGCGCGGTGACGACCGCCGAGAGCGCCTCGCCGTCGGCGAGCAGCGGGCTGATGTCGCGGAACAGCACGCCCGGTTCCGGGAAGTCCGGCACTTCCCGGATCAACCGCGCGG harbors:
- a CDS encoding adenine phosphoribosyltransferase; the protein is MADSDVVRVIHPTLNHAARLIREVPDFPEPGVLFRDISPLLADGEALSAVVTALGDGHEFDVVAGVEARGFLVGAAVAQAYGTGVVGLRKPGKLPEVADRIDYSLEYGTASLELATDTISAGQRVLLVDDVLATGGTLNAACELLGRAGAKVSAAAVVLELTALGGRDRIAGADVHALLAV